A stretch of Lathyrus oleraceus cultivar Zhongwan6 chromosome 6, CAAS_Psat_ZW6_1.0, whole genome shotgun sequence DNA encodes these proteins:
- the LOC127095481 gene encoding probable pectinesterase/pectinesterase inhibitor 21, whose amino-acid sequence MAANNNAHKGRRITIISVSTLLLVVMVVAVTVGTNSNHNDHEDNIEHSRKNHVASTIKAVQNICKPTDFKKECVESLYAEAEARNVTDPKELIKIAFNVTINKIGEKLKETDLMQEVEKDPRSKDAFDTCKKLMDLSIGELTRSLDGIGKFDLQDIDQILMNLKVWLSGAVTYIDTCLDGFENTTTDGGKKMKELLTSSMHMSSNSLAIISDFADTLSHWNTTKIVGRRLLHDSKSTPSWVEHHKLVNANTNTLKQIPNVTVALDGSGDFKSINEALLKVPMKSKKAFVIYIKEGVYREYIEVTKHMTHVVFVGDGGQKTRITGSKNFIDGINTYNTATVAIQGDHFTAINMGFENSAGPHKHQAVALRVQGDKSILFNCSMDGYQDTLYVHAMRQFYRDCTISGTIDFVFGNALSVFQNCKFVVRKPMSNQKCIVTAQGRKERFHPSAIVIQGGSIVSDPAFYPFRFDNTAYLARPWKNFSRTIFMDAFIDDLIHPDGYLPWQTPEGFSGMDTCFYAEYHNYGPGSNKSNRVRWAGIRNLNSKTAHLFAPSKFFHGGDWIQATGIPYFSSIPQHHKHKKTFIKW is encoded by the exons ATGGCTGCAAATAACAATGCACACAAAGGAAGAAGAATCACCATAATTAGCGTATCTACTTTGTTATTGGTGGTTATGGTTGTTGCAGTCACGGTTGGCACCAATAGTAATCATAATGATCATGAAGATAATATAGAACACAGTAGAAAGAATCATGTTGCTTCTACAATAAAAGCAGTACAAAACATTTGTAAACCCACAGATTTCAAAAAAGAATGTGTGGAATCTCTATATGCAGAGGCAGAAGCCAGAAATGTTACAGACCCAAAAGAACTCATAAAAATTGCATTCAATGTTACCATCAATAAAATTGGTGAAAAACTCAAGGAAACTGATCTGATGCAGGAGGTTGAGAAGGACCCTAGATCCAAGGATGCATTTGATACTTGCAAGAAACTTATGGATCTCTCAATTGGTGAACTCACAAGGTCACTTGATGGAATAGGTAAGTTTGATCTTCAAGATATTGACCAGATTCTCATGAATTTGAAGGTTTGGCTCAGTGGTGCTGTTACATACATAGATACATGCTTAGATGGATTTGAAAACACTACTACCGATGGTGGTAAAAAGATGAAAGAGTTATTAACCTCAAGCATGCATATGAGTAGCAATTCTCTTGCAATCATTTCGGATTTTGCAGACACTTTATCTCATTGGAACACAACGAAAATTGTAGGACGTCGTCTTCTTCATGATTCTAAGAGTACTCCTTCTTGGGTTGAACATCACAAACTTGTTAATGCAAATACAAACACATTAAAACAAATACCTAATGTTACCGTAGCTTTAGATGGTAGCGGTGATTTTAAGAGCATTAATGAGGCGTTGTTGAAGGTTCCTATGAAAAGCAAAAAAGCATTTGTAATTTATATCAAGGAGGGTGTTTATAGAGAGTATATTGAAGTTACCAAGCATATGACTCATGTTGTATTTGTTGGTGATGGTGGTCAGAAGACAAGAATTACTGGAAGCAAAAACTTTATTGATGGAATTAACACATACAACACTGCCACTGTTG CCATTCAAGGAGATCACTTTACTGCTATTAATATGGGTTTTGAGAACTCAGCTGGTCCACACAAACATCAAGCAGTGGCACTAAGAGTTCAGGGAGATAAAAGCATCTTATTCAATTGCTCAATGGATGGATATCAAGATACACTTTATGTACACGCAATGCGTCAATTCTATCGTGATTGCACCATTTCAGGTACCATTGACTTTGTATTTGGTAATGCATTATCTGTATTCCAAAACTGCAAATTTGTGGTCAGAAAGCCTATGTCAAACCAAAAATGCATTGTGACTGCACAAGGAAGGAAAGAAAGATTCCACCCATCAGCCATAGTCATTCAAGGAGGCTCCATTGTTTCTGATCCTGCGTTCTACCCATTCAGGTTTGACAACACGGCTTACCTAGCTCGTCCGTGGAAGAATTTTTCTAGAACCATCTTCATGGATGCCTTCATTGATGATTTGATTCACCCTGATGGTTATTTGCCATGGCAAACGCCTGAAGGTTTTTCTGGCATGGACACTTGCTTTTATGCTGAATACCATAACTATGGCCCTGGTTCAAACAAATCAAATCGCGTGCGTTGGGCTGGAATAAGGAACCTCAATTCAAAGACTGCACATTTGTTTGCACCATCCAAATTCTTCCATGGTGGTGATTGGATTCAGGCAACTGGAATTCCTTACTTTTCCAGTATTCCTCAACATCATAAGCACAAGAAGACATTCATTAAATGGTGA